Proteins encoded in a region of the Methanobrevibacter millerae genome:
- a CDS encoding glutathione peroxidase, giving the protein MSIYDFEVKDGEGNMVSLKEYEGKVLLIVNSATKCGFTPQYTELNEIYAEFNEQGFEILDFPCNQFGSQAPGSTEEITEVCRNKWLVPYSIFEKIDVNGENADPLFEYLKNEQPFTEITGKGATKLKLVLKAIDRHYKDNNDIKWNFTKFLVDREGNVVRRFEPTEDLGDVKSSIKDLL; this is encoded by the coding sequence ATGTCAATTTATGATTTTGAAGTAAAAGATGGTGAAGGAAACATGGTTTCCTTAAAAGAATACGAAGGAAAAGTATTGTTGATTGTTAATTCAGCAACAAAATGTGGTTTTACTCCACAATACACGGAATTAAATGAAATTTATGCTGAATTCAATGAACAGGGTTTTGAAATCTTGGATTTCCCATGCAATCAGTTTGGAAGTCAAGCTCCAGGTTCAACTGAAGAAATCACTGAAGTTTGCCGTAACAAATGGTTAGTGCCTTATTCAATCTTTGAAAAAATTGATGTAAATGGTGAAAATGCAGATCCATTATTTGAATATCTTAAAAACGAACAGCCATTTACTGAAATTACTGGAAAAGGTGCAACAAAACTTAAATTAGTTTTAAAAGCAATAGACAGACATTATAAAGATAATAACGACATTAAATGGAACTTCACTAAATTTTTAGTTGACCGAGAGGGTAATGTTGTTCGAAGATTCGAACCGACTGAAGATTTGGGTGATGTAAAATCATCTATTAAAGATTTATTATAA
- the guaA gene encoding glutamine-hydrolyzing GMP synthase, which translates to MLSPKEFIDDAIQKIKDQIGDEKAIIALSGGVDSSVCSVLVQKAIGDNLTAVFVDHGLLREGEVEQVTNTFKDRLNFKFIDASDEFMDQLAGVEDPEEKRKIIGRVFIEVFEREAIKSGAKFLVQGTIAPDWIESDGKIKSHHNLALPSGMELELCEPIRDLYKDEVREIGDELDLPKTTVYRQPFPGPGLGVRVIGDLTRENVEICRKANKIVCDEVEKAGLDEEVWQYFAVLTDSKATGVKGDQRDFGYLVIVRIVNSVDAMTAYVPQLPWEVVQTISKRITSEISEVTHVALSISDKPPATIEFC; encoded by the coding sequence ATGTTAAGTCCAAAAGAATTTATTGATGATGCAATCCAAAAAATTAAAGATCAGATTGGTGATGAAAAAGCTATAATAGCACTTTCCGGCGGAGTTGACAGTTCAGTATGTTCAGTACTCGTTCAAAAAGCTATCGGCGATAACTTAACTGCTGTTTTTGTTGACCATGGTCTTTTAAGAGAAGGTGAAGTTGAACAAGTAACTAATACTTTTAAAGACAGATTAAACTTTAAATTCATTGATGCTTCAGATGAGTTTATGGATCAGCTTGCAGGAGTTGAAGACCCTGAAGAAAAAAGAAAAATCATAGGAAGAGTTTTCATTGAAGTGTTCGAAAGAGAAGCAATTAAATCAGGAGCTAAATTTTTAGTTCAAGGTACAATTGCACCTGATTGGATTGAAAGTGATGGAAAAATCAAATCACACCATAATCTAGCTCTTCCAAGCGGAATGGAATTGGAATTATGTGAACCAATCCGTGATTTATACAAAGATGAAGTAAGGGAAATTGGTGATGAACTAGATTTACCAAAAACCACTGTTTACAGACAACCTTTCCCAGGACCAGGGCTTGGTGTTAGAGTCATCGGTGATTTAACAAGAGAAAATGTTGAAATCTGTAGAAAAGCAAATAAGATTGTTTGTGATGAAGTTGAAAAGGCAGGCCTTGATGAGGAAGTATGGCAATACTTTGCTGTATTGACTGACAGTAAAGCTACAGGCGTTAAAGGAGATCAAAGAGACTTTGGATACCTGGTTATCGTAAGAATCGTGAACTCAGTTGACGCAATGACTGCTTATGTTCCACAATTACCTTGGGAAGTTGTTCAAACCATCTCAAAAAGAATAACTTCTGAAATTTCAGAAGTAACTCATGTTGCATTGTCCATAAGTGACAAACCGCCTGCAACTATAGAATTTTGTTAA
- a CDS encoding MarR family winged helix-turn-helix transcriptional regulator, protein MVEKNWKDDRIVLTPINLYMEYILLSYNNFLKEKLDDVSITYGELTYIYNIKYYPSISQRELAETLFVSEANVAKMIKKLVDKGLVKKQKDENNKSRNILTLTDKGEDVFVKINVLTCGWERKITKDLSNDDLFDLKEKLYHLTHESADL, encoded by the coding sequence GTGGTTGAAAAAAATTGGAAAGATGATCGGATTGTTCTAACTCCCATAAATCTCTATATGGAATATATTCTTTTGAGTTATAATAATTTTTTAAAAGAAAAACTCGATGATGTTTCCATTACCTATGGTGAGCTAACATATATCTATAATATTAAATATTATCCATCAATTTCTCAGCGGGAGCTTGCAGAAACGTTATTCGTATCTGAAGCAAATGTTGCAAAAATGATTAAAAAGTTGGTGGATAAAGGTTTGGTAAAAAAACAAAAGGATGAAAACAATAAAAGCCGAAATATTCTGACATTGACAGATAAAGGTGAGGATGTTTTTGTTAAGATTAATGTTTTAACATGCGGATGGGAACGTAAAATTACCAAAGATTTGTCTAATGATGATCTTTTTGATTTGAAAGAAAAATTATATCATTTGACTCATGAATCAGCAGATTTGTAA
- a CDS encoding 3-methyl-2-oxobutanoate dehydrogenase subunit VorB has protein sequence MTNQMVKGNTAVIIGAMYAGCDCFFGYPITPASEILHEASKYFPMVGRNFVQAESEEASINMVYGASGTGHRVMTASSGPGISLMQEGFTYLAGAELPAVIVDIMRAGPGLGNIGPEQGDYNQIVKGGGHGNYKNIVLAPNSVQEMCDLTMKAFELADKWRNPVVVLADGTLGQMAEPLEFPKKAIKPEIDESWAVRGNKKTMKNLITSIFNDFNDLEDFNYELQEKYAKIDAEEVIVDEYQVEDADIVLVSYGISSRIARSAVDKSRENGLKVGLLRPITLSPFPAERVKELADKGVSFISVEMSNGQLLADVQFAALRKEDTHLVNRMGGNLIELKHVLAKIYEIAGFEDETIDTSKRSDEKASPNIID, from the coding sequence ATGACAAATCAAATGGTTAAAGGAAATACTGCGGTTATCATTGGTGCAATGTATGCTGGCTGTGACTGTTTCTTTGGATACCCGATAACTCCTGCAAGTGAAATCTTGCACGAAGCATCAAAATATTTCCCAATGGTTGGAAGAAACTTTGTTCAAGCTGAAAGTGAAGAAGCTTCAATTAACATGGTTTATGGTGCATCAGGTACTGGACACCGAGTTATGACTGCTTCATCAGGCCCTGGTATCAGTTTAATGCAAGAGGGTTTTACTTACTTAGCCGGTGCTGAATTACCTGCAGTCATAGTTGATATCATGAGAGCTGGACCGGGTCTTGGAAATATCGGACCTGAACAAGGAGATTACAACCAGATTGTTAAAGGTGGTGGGCATGGAAACTACAAAAACATTGTCCTTGCTCCAAACAGTGTTCAGGAAATGTGTGATTTAACAATGAAAGCATTTGAGCTTGCTGATAAATGGAGAAACCCTGTTGTTGTTTTAGCAGACGGTACTCTTGGACAAATGGCAGAACCATTAGAATTCCCAAAAAAAGCTATTAAACCTGAAATTGATGAATCATGGGCAGTTAGAGGGAATAAAAAAACCATGAAAAATCTTATTACTTCAATTTTCAATGACTTTAATGATTTGGAAGATTTCAACTATGAACTTCAGGAAAAATATGCGAAAATTGACGCAGAAGAAGTTATTGTTGATGAGTATCAAGTTGAAGATGCGGACATTGTATTAGTATCATATGGTATTAGCAGTAGAATTGCAAGATCTGCTGTTGACAAAAGCCGTGAAAATGGATTAAAAGTTGGACTTTTAAGACCTATTACATTATCCCCATTCCCAGCAGAAAGAGTAAAAGAACTTGCTGATAAAGGAGTTAGTTTCATATCCGTGGAAATGAGTAACGGCCAATTATTAGCTGATGTTCAGTTTGCAGCTTTAAGAAAAGAAGACACACACCTCGTCAATAGGATGGGTGGAAATTTAATTGAGCTAAAGCATGTGCTTGCAAAAATTTATGAAATTGCTGGATTTGAAGATGAAACAATAGATACATCTAAAAGAAGTGACGAAAAAGCAAGCCCCAATATAATAGATTAA
- a CDS encoding 4Fe-4S dicluster domain-containing protein gives MADEEISFPVINLEECKGCQRCIVGCPQNAILLSDEMNNAGYQYAYYSGYGCTGCKDCYFTCPEPLALEVHQFKKVVDDKVGKMIKAKVANKGGK, from the coding sequence ATGGCAGATGAAGAGATATCTTTTCCTGTAATTAACTTAGAAGAATGCAAAGGATGCCAAAGATGTATAGTTGGATGTCCCCAAAATGCAATCCTGTTAAGTGATGAAATGAACAATGCAGGATATCAGTATGCTTACTACAGTGGATATGGTTGTACCGGATGTAAAGATTGTTACTTTACATGCCCAGAACCATTAGCGCTTGAAGTACATCAATTTAAAAAAGTTGTTGATGATAAAGTTGGAAAAATGATTAAAGCTAAAGTAGCTAACAAAGGGGGAAAATAA
- the trxB gene encoding thioredoxin-disulfide reductase: protein MEKYDIVIVGAGPGGLTAGIYAGRQGTKNLIIDRDLAGGIGREVPEMENYPGFDNISGLELIEKMKAQAVKNCELHENENVLEIIKNDDEYRFTIKTDKDSYLSKTVILATGSSHRELNAKGEEEFKGKGVSYCATCDGFFFQGRDIIMVGGGNSALQEALYLNNLGANVTVVHRRDEFRAQKHLQEQINEKGINIIYNATVEEIKGDMLVDTVVLKDTQTGELSELPISGIFISVGYIPHTELAEQLGVNLDESGHIIIDKEQKTNIDYVYAIGDVCVGLKQWVVACGEGAVAATSAYHDLK, encoded by the coding sequence ATGGAAAAATATGACATTGTAATTGTAGGTGCAGGACCTGGCGGTTTAACCGCGGGAATTTATGCAGGCCGTCAGGGCACAAAAAATTTGATAATTGACCGTGATCTTGCAGGAGGAATCGGTCGTGAAGTTCCAGAAATGGAAAACTATCCTGGTTTTGATAATATTTCCGGTTTGGAACTGATTGAAAAAATGAAGGCACAGGCTGTAAAGAACTGTGAACTTCATGAAAATGAAAATGTCCTTGAAATCATAAAAAACGATGATGAATACAGATTCACAATCAAAACAGATAAAGATTCTTATTTAAGTAAAACTGTAATTCTTGCAACAGGAAGCTCCCATAGGGAACTCAATGCCAAAGGCGAAGAAGAGTTTAAAGGAAAAGGAGTAAGTTACTGTGCAACCTGTGATGGATTTTTCTTCCAGGGAAGAGATATCATCATGGTTGGCGGAGGTAACAGCGCTCTGCAGGAAGCATTATACCTGAATAATTTAGGTGCCAATGTTACAGTAGTTCACAGAAGAGATGAATTTAGGGCTCAAAAGCACTTACAAGAACAAATTAATGAAAAAGGCATAAATATTATTTATAATGCTACTGTTGAAGAGATAAAAGGAGACATGCTTGTCGATACTGTTGTTTTAAAAGACACACAAACCGGCGAGCTATCTGAATTGCCTATAAGTGGTATATTTATAAGTGTAGGTTACATTCCACATACTGAACTTGCAGAACAATTGGGCGTTAATTTGGATGAATCAGGACATATAATAATCGATAAAGAACAAAAGACCAATATTGATTATGTATATGCAATCGGTGATGTCTGTGTTGGTCTAAAACAGTGGGTTGTTGCATGTGGCGAAGGTGCAGTTGCTGCAACTTCTGCATATCATGACTTAAAATAA
- a CDS encoding GMP synthase subunit A, producing MTIIVVNNKGQYNHRIQRSLQYLKIESELVSNTLSIDEIESKNPTGLILGGGPSLEGAGNSEDYIKHFDIPILGICLGHQLIAKTYGGEVSTSNTESYAQVTINIQNDENLFEGLAPEMAVWSSHKDEVKSVPDEFEILANSKLCDIESFKHKDKDVYGIQFHPEVHHTPKGSQIFENFYKICKR from the coding sequence ATGACAATTATAGTAGTTAATAATAAAGGCCAATATAATCATAGAATTCAACGTAGTTTGCAGTATCTTAAAATTGAATCCGAACTGGTTTCAAATACATTAAGTATTGATGAAATTGAATCTAAAAACCCAACAGGTTTAATTTTAGGTGGAGGTCCTTCACTTGAAGGAGCAGGCAATAGTGAAGACTACATTAAACACTTCGACATACCAATTTTAGGAATATGTTTAGGCCATCAATTAATTGCTAAGACATATGGTGGAGAAGTATCTACATCAAATACCGAAAGTTATGCTCAAGTTACAATTAATATTCAAAATGATGAAAACTTATTTGAAGGCCTAGCTCCAGAAATGGCAGTTTGGTCTTCACACAAAGATGAGGTTAAAAGTGTTCCCGATGAATTTGAAATTTTAGCCAATTCAAAATTATGTGATATTGAATCCTTTAAACATAAAGATAAAGATGTATATGGAATACAATTCCACCCTGAAGTACATCATACTCCTAAAGGATCACAGATATTTGAAAACTTCTATAAAATATGTAAAAGATAG
- the gatE gene encoding Glu-tRNA(Gln) amidotransferase subunit GatE: MDYDKLGLKMGLEIHQQLNSEHKLFCPCKTELVDDDYSELVQRKLRPTQSELGEIDRAALQESLRGLNFKYENFEKHTCLVENDDEPPHSLNEEALDICITIACLMNMHIVDEFHTMRKQVIDGSNTGGFQRTGMVATDGYLDTPYGRVVIESLGLEEDAARRIETKNGFTEFRLDRLGIPLAEITTDPSMHDPAQVHEVAYMLGQILRSTNVKRGLGTIRQDLNISIAEGARVEIKGVQDLDLMSEIVEREVQRQLVLIDIKKELINRNAEVLEEIHDLDELFEDTESKILKSAETIKAVVLKGYNGLIGREVQPGRRFGTEIASYAKKRGVSGIFHSDELPAYGITQDEVDKVSEFLNIGEDDAFIIVAHDEDIAVSALEEVKRRANLGLEGVVEETRKALDDGNTEYMRPLPTANRMYLETDIPLFKITSDRIEPIANNLPELPDVKQERIIKEYSLSGDLATQLVKRQEADMFEAVLADVDVDATPVASLLAYDLREIKREGYDINVLTIDHLKGIFTLLSEGKIAKDSVRKLAVETIKAPDMKISEIAEKNNLTMLSESDVAEIIAGIVQNNESMVKERQMGAMGPLMGMCMKELKGKADGGMVNKIVREEIQKLI; this comes from the coding sequence ATGGATTATGATAAATTAGGATTAAAAATGGGACTTGAAATTCACCAACAATTAAACAGTGAGCATAAATTATTCTGTCCATGTAAAACAGAACTTGTTGATGATGATTACAGTGAATTAGTTCAAAGAAAATTAAGGCCAACACAGTCAGAACTTGGAGAAATTGACCGTGCAGCTCTCCAGGAATCATTAAGAGGACTTAACTTCAAATATGAAAACTTCGAAAAACATACATGTCTTGTTGAAAACGACGATGAACCACCACACAGTTTAAACGAAGAAGCATTGGACATTTGTATTACAATTGCATGCTTGATGAATATGCATATTGTAGATGAGTTCCATACAATGAGAAAACAGGTTATTGATGGAAGTAACACCGGAGGATTTCAGAGAACCGGTATGGTTGCAACTGACGGATACTTGGATACACCATATGGGAGAGTTGTTATTGAAAGTTTAGGTTTAGAGGAAGACGCTGCAAGAAGAATTGAAACCAAAAATGGATTTACAGAATTCAGATTAGACAGATTAGGTATTCCTTTAGCCGAAATTACAACAGATCCTTCAATGCATGATCCTGCCCAAGTCCATGAAGTTGCATATATGCTTGGACAAATATTGAGAAGTACAAATGTAAAAAGAGGTCTTGGAACTATTAGACAGGATTTGAACATTTCTATTGCTGAAGGAGCACGTGTCGAAATTAAAGGTGTTCAGGACTTGGATTTAATGTCAGAAATTGTTGAAAGAGAAGTTCAAAGACAATTAGTTTTAATTGACATTAAAAAAGAATTAATTAACAGAAATGCTGAAGTGTTAGAGGAAATCCATGATTTGGATGAATTATTTGAAGACACTGAATCAAAAATCCTAAAATCCGCTGAAACAATTAAGGCAGTTGTATTAAAAGGATACAATGGTTTGATTGGTCGTGAAGTACAGCCTGGCAGAAGATTCGGTACTGAAATTGCAAGCTATGCTAAAAAACGTGGCGTTTCAGGTATTTTCCATTCAGATGAATTGCCTGCTTATGGAATTACTCAAGATGAAGTTGATAAGGTATCCGAATTCTTAAATATTGGCGAAGATGATGCATTCATTATCGTAGCTCATGATGAAGACATTGCAGTATCCGCTTTAGAAGAAGTTAAAAGAAGAGCAAACTTAGGTTTAGAAGGAGTTGTTGAAGAAACCCGTAAGGCATTGGATGACGGTAACACAGAATATATGAGACCTCTTCCTACTGCAAACAGAATGTATCTTGAAACAGACATTCCATTATTTAAAATTACATCAGACAGAATAGAACCTATAGCGAACAATTTGCCAGAATTGCCTGATGTGAAACAGGAAAGAATCATAAAAGAATATTCTTTAAGTGGAGATTTAGCAACACAACTTGTTAAAAGACAGGAAGCAGACATGTTTGAAGCTGTTTTGGCAGATGTTGATGTAGATGCAACACCAGTAGCATCACTTCTTGCATACGACTTACGTGAAATCAAAAGAGAAGGATATGACATCAATGTTTTAACCATAGATCACCTTAAGGGAATATTCACTCTTTTATCTGAAGGTAAAATTGCAAAGGACAGTGTGCGTAAATTAGCTGTTGAAACAATCAAAGCCCCAGATATGAAAATATCAGAAATTGCAGAGAAAAACAATTTAACCATGCTTAGTGAAAGTGATGTTGCTGAAATCATTGCAGGAATTGTTCAAAACAATGAATCTATGGTTAAAGAACGTCAAATGGGAGCTATGGGACCTTTAATGGGAATGTGTATGAAAGAACTTAAAGGTAAAGCCGATGGTGGTATGGTTAACAAAATTGTTCGTGAAGAAATTCAAAAATTAATATAA
- a CDS encoding 4Fe-4S binding protein, with protein sequence MLSFDKVSKIYFSPSGTTKRIVDEIARNFNLDNENYDLLSFDDDKSFENELVIVGVPVFDGRIPEMAKNRLLQMKGNGTKVIAIINYGNLSYGDALLELVDLLKENNFDVVGAAATVSRHSLFNEIAPSRPDNLDMKMINEFSHKIIEKLESENSNEIFVAGQKPFMDYVNHSFNVNCDDDLCVYCNDCVYTCPTDAIEEDNPTDTNLDLCNSCSLCIAICGENARSFDGMNYYDEKQVALDNDMSRKEVEFFM encoded by the coding sequence ATGTTATCATTTGATAAAGTTTCAAAAATATATTTTAGTCCATCTGGAACTACAAAAAGAATTGTGGATGAAATAGCTCGTAATTTCAATCTTGATAATGAAAATTATGACTTATTGAGTTTTGATGATGATAAATCATTTGAAAATGAGCTTGTTATTGTAGGTGTTCCTGTTTTCGACGGCAGAATTCCTGAAATGGCAAAAAACCGTTTGTTGCAAATGAAAGGTAATGGCACTAAGGTGATTGCTATAATTAACTATGGTAATTTAAGTTATGGAGATGCACTATTGGAATTGGTGGATTTATTAAAAGAAAATAATTTTGATGTTGTTGGAGCAGCTGCTACTGTTAGTAGGCATTCTTTGTTTAATGAAATTGCTCCGTCACGACCGGATAACTTGGATATGAAAATGATTAATGAGTTTTCACATAAAATTATTGAGAAATTGGAATCTGAAAATTCAAATGAAATCTTTGTTGCAGGACAAAAACCTTTCATGGATTATGTAAACCATTCATTTAATGTTAACTGTGATGATGATTTATGCGTTTATTGCAATGATTGTGTTTATACATGCCCTACTGATGCAATAGAAGAGGATAATCCGACTGACACAAATTTAGATTTATGTAACAGTTGTAGTTTATGTATTGCTATTTGTGGTGAAAATGCACGATCTTTTGATGGCATGAATTATTATGATGAAAAGCAGGTTGCATTAGATAATGATATGTCTAGAAAAGAAGTTGAGTTTTTCATGTAA
- a CDS encoding 2-oxoacid:acceptor oxidoreductase family protein, with amino-acid sequence MNIEDLKNNKDYELQIRRNPQSLLEDYPRKGTNTTSTHYCAGCGHGIIHKLIAECMDELGIQERCVMISPVGCSVYAYFYFNCGNFQTAHGRAPAVATGISRAEDNAIVMSYQGDGDLASIGLNETLQAANRGEKIAVFFVNNTVYGMTGGQMAPTTLIGEKTVTCQTGRDPDYAGHPTHMCELINTLKAPVFIERVSLANPLKIRLAKYAIKQALTVQKEGKGYSFVEILSPCPTNLKQDVKRAQEFIENQMEKEFPVKNFRNNLYKKDPVKRPESDFTTESLDKIFNVNRQDDSGYVDDEIEPVSIKVSGFGGQGVLSAGLTIAQAACAEGKHVSWYPSYGPEQRGGKSNCSVVISNETIGTPVVDDIDILIALNKPSLEQFSQDVKDGGVILYDAKIGDFETDRDVKVIAMPCVDIAEEHGNARTANTALLGALTELGDVLKRESYENAIREMFASKPKVIDVNIEVLKAGAEWIKNNS; translated from the coding sequence ATGAATATTGAAGATTTAAAAAACAATAAAGATTATGAATTGCAAATACGTAGAAATCCACAATCCCTTTTAGAAGATTATCCTAGAAAAGGAACAAACACAACATCAACCCATTATTGTGCCGGTTGTGGACATGGAATTATACATAAATTAATTGCTGAATGTATGGACGAGCTTGGAATCCAGGAGAGATGTGTTATGATTTCACCCGTCGGATGTTCAGTATATGCATATTTCTACTTTAACTGTGGAAACTTCCAAACTGCTCATGGAAGAGCACCTGCTGTAGCTACAGGTATTTCAAGAGCCGAAGATAATGCAATCGTAATGAGCTATCAAGGAGACGGAGATTTAGCATCCATCGGTTTGAATGAAACATTACAGGCTGCTAACAGAGGAGAAAAAATAGCAGTATTTTTTGTAAACAATACAGTTTACGGAATGACTGGTGGACAAATGGCTCCAACAACACTAATAGGTGAAAAAACAGTTACATGTCAGACTGGAAGAGATCCCGATTATGCAGGACATCCTACCCACATGTGTGAATTAATCAATACATTAAAAGCACCTGTATTTATTGAAAGAGTATCTCTTGCCAATCCATTAAAAATTAGGCTTGCAAAATATGCAATCAAACAGGCATTAACCGTTCAAAAAGAAGGTAAAGGATATTCCTTTGTTGAAATTTTATCCCCTTGCCCTACAAACCTAAAACAAGACGTTAAAAGAGCTCAAGAATTTATTGAAAACCAGATGGAAAAAGAATTCCCTGTTAAAAACTTCAGAAATAACTTATACAAAAAAGATCCTGTTAAAAGACCCGAAAGTGACTTTACTACAGAATCACTTGACAAAATATTTAACGTGAATAGGCAGGATGATTCTGGCTATGTTGATGATGAGATTGAACCTGTAAGCATTAAAGTCTCTGGATTTGGTGGTCAAGGAGTTTTAAGTGCAGGACTCACAATAGCTCAGGCTGCATGTGCTGAAGGAAAACACGTGTCCTGGTATCCTAGTTACGGACCTGAACAAAGAGGAGGAAAATCCAATTGTTCTGTTGTAATCTCAAATGAAACAATAGGAACTCCCGTAGTTGACGATATTGACATTCTCATTGCTTTGAACAAACCTTCATTAGAACAATTCTCACAGGATGTTAAAGATGGAGGAGTTATACTTTACGATGCAAAAATTGGTGATTTTGAAACTGATAGGGACGTTAAAGTTATTGCAATGCCATGCGTGGATATTGCAGAAGAACATGGAAATGCTAGAACTGCAAATACCGCACTTTTAGGTGCTTTAACAGAATTAGGTGATGTTTTAAAACGTGAATCCTATGAAAATGCTATCCGAGAAATGTTTGCATCAAAACCAAAAGTTATAGATGTTAACATTGAAGTATTAAAAGCTGGAGCAGAATGGATTAAAAACAATTCATAG
- the gatD gene encoding Glu-tRNA(Gln) amidotransferase subunit GatD, which produces MTYKENAKKYIENYNLGIGDKIKVNKEDISYTGILLDRPEDADDGYLVLKLSSGYNIGIAIEDTTAELLEKGEKPKIGFGETEIPTDPSKQNISIVSTGGTVSSVIDYRTGAVHPAFTASDLVKANPELLDYANYNVKALYNILSEDMKPEYWVKAAEEIANDISNGADGVVIAHGTDTMHYTSAALSFMLKTPVPIIITGAQRSSDRPSSDANINLIDSVIAAKSDIAEVCVCMHGSLNDEYTYLHNGTKVRKMHTSRRDTFRSINAQPIAKIQNKKVSINPDYSYTKRGVNELELNTAIEEKVGFIKSFPGISKDFIEYHIDKGYKGLVIEGTGLGHVPNELIDSFKRATDENIPIVMTSQCLYGRVNMNVYSTGRNIIDAGVISALDMTPETAYVKLCWALGQSDSREEVNEIMQTNIAGEFGEKSSIKDFLN; this is translated from the coding sequence ATGACATATAAAGAAAATGCAAAAAAATATATAGAAAATTACAATTTAGGAATAGGAGATAAAATCAAAGTTAATAAAGAGGACATCTCCTACACAGGAATCTTACTTGATAGACCTGAAGATGCTGATGACGGATATTTGGTTTTGAAATTGTCCAGTGGTTATAACATTGGTATAGCTATTGAAGATACCACAGCAGAACTTCTTGAGAAAGGAGAAAAACCAAAAATAGGATTTGGAGAAACTGAAATTCCAACTGATCCATCCAAACAAAACATTTCAATTGTTTCAACAGGAGGTACAGTATCATCCGTTATAGATTACAGAACCGGAGCGGTTCACCCTGCATTTACTGCATCTGATTTGGTGAAGGCTAATCCTGAATTATTGGATTATGCAAATTATAATGTTAAAGCATTATACAACATTTTAAGTGAAGACATGAAACCTGAATACTGGGTTAAAGCTGCAGAAGAAATAGCTAATGATATTTCCAATGGTGCTGATGGAGTTGTAATAGCTCATGGAACTGATACAATGCACTATACTTCAGCCGCACTCAGTTTCATGCTGAAAACACCAGTACCAATCATAATTACCGGAGCTCAAAGAAGTTCAGACAGACCATCAAGCGATGCTAATATTAATTTAATTGATTCGGTTATTGCTGCAAAATCTGATATTGCTGAAGTCTGTGTCTGTATGCATGGAAGTCTGAATGATGAATATACTTACTTGCATAATGGTACAAAAGTAAGAAAGATGCATACTTCAAGAAGAGATACATTCAGAAGCATAAATGCACAGCCAATAGCTAAAATCCAAAACAAGAAAGTCAGCATTAATCCTGACTACAGCTACACCAAAAGAGGAGTTAATGAGCTTGAATTGAATACTGCTATTGAAGAAAAAGTCGGATTTATCAAAAGTTTCCCCGGAATTTCCAAAGATTTCATTGAATATCATATTGATAAAGGATATAAAGGTCTTGTTATTGAAGGAACCGGTTTGGGACATGTTCCAAATGAATTAATTGATTCATTCAAAAGAGCAACTGATGAAAATATCCCAATAGTTATGACATCACAATGTCTCTACGGAAGAGTAAACATGAATGTCTACTCAACAGGACGTAACATCATTGATGCAGGAGTAATATCTGCTTTAGACATGACTCCCGAAACAGCGTATGTTAAATTATGCTGGGCATTAGGTCAAAGCGACAGCCGTGAAGAAGTAAATGAAATTATGCAAACAAACATTGCAGGTGAATTTGGAGAAAAATCCTCCATTAAGGATTTCTTGAATTAA